In Phycisphaerae bacterium, the following proteins share a genomic window:
- a CDS encoding bifunctional 5,10-methylenetetrahydrofolate dehydrogenase/5,10-methenyltetrahydrofolate cyclohydrolase: MPAELIDGKAIAVRIREEVTRRAAALREAGRPVQLAAILIGQDAAAMSYSASQAKNAAAVGIAYRLVNLPVTASQSDARQAIENLNRDPAVNGIMLHMPAPKPLDGFALQQAIAAEKDVEGVGAKNLGLLAMGRAALVPCTAAAAFACLKSTGVEIAGKEAVVIGRSVIVGKPLAMLLLSAHATVTQCHTRTRDLAGHTRRAEILFAAAGAAGIIGAEHVSPGAIVIDVGTHRVPSVDDPSRLRTVGDVRFDEVVNVASRITPVPGGVGPVTVAMLLENTVAAAERKPG; this comes from the coding sequence ATGCCTGCGGAATTGATCGACGGCAAGGCCATCGCGGTGAGAATTCGCGAAGAGGTGACAAGGCGTGCCGCCGCGCTTCGTGAAGCGGGACGGCCTGTTCAGCTTGCGGCCATACTCATTGGCCAGGATGCGGCCGCCATGAGCTATTCGGCGTCGCAGGCAAAGAATGCCGCAGCCGTCGGCATTGCATATCGTCTCGTGAATCTGCCGGTAACGGCGAGTCAGTCGGATGCCCGGCAGGCCATCGAGAATCTGAACCGGGATCCGGCGGTCAACGGCATCATGCTTCATATGCCCGCGCCAAAACCGCTCGACGGGTTTGCACTACAGCAGGCCATTGCGGCTGAGAAGGACGTCGAAGGTGTCGGCGCGAAGAATCTGGGGCTGCTCGCAATGGGTCGCGCGGCGCTCGTGCCGTGCACGGCGGCTGCGGCGTTTGCCTGCTTGAAGTCGACCGGCGTGGAGATTGCCGGCAAGGAGGCGGTGGTCATTGGTCGCAGTGTCATCGTCGGCAAGCCGCTGGCCATGCTGCTGCTTTCGGCGCATGCGACGGTTACGCAATGCCACACGCGCACGCGCGATCTTGCCGGACATACTCGACGGGCGGAGATTCTCTTCGCTGCCGCGGGCGCGGCTGGGATAATTGGTGCAGAGCATGTGTCACCTGGCGCGATTGTCATCGACGTTGGGACACACCGCGTTCCGTCAGTGGATGACCCGAGTCGACTGCGCACCGTTGGTGATGTTCGGTTTGATGAGGTCGTGAACGTGGCATCCCGGATCACGCCGGTGCCAGGGGGTGTCGGGCCGGTTACGGTGGCGATGCTTCTGGAGAACACGGTTGCCGCGGCTGAGCGAAAGCCTGGCTGA
- a CDS encoding PHP domain-containing protein yields MNRTVPRDTTTRRDKTQTRWIDLHLHSTASDGGYPPSRLVEMAHARGLSAVALTDHDTVAGCEEAAARAAQLGVEFIPGIELEAAHPRGALHILGYFVDTACTALADLSAAAVQRRAERNREILERLRVLGVNLPQDVIEPDVPRHAIGRPHIAHALVRAGHVRDFRTAFNDYLADGAPAFVPFMLPAAEAVIAAIRSAGGLASLAHPVRLRYGSSLELRTLVKRLRDAGLAAIETIHPSHLPVQTREYHRLAEELGLAATGGSDFHRLPPKQEHGVGFGRVRVPYDLLESLRRART; encoded by the coding sequence GTGAACCGAACTGTGCCGCGCGATACCACGACTCGACGCGACAAAACGCAGACTCGCTGGATCGACCTCCATCTGCACTCCACCGCATCGGACGGCGGCTATCCTCCATCCCGACTCGTCGAAATGGCGCACGCCCGAGGCCTGTCGGCCGTCGCGCTCACCGATCATGACACCGTCGCAGGCTGCGAAGAAGCGGCCGCTCGCGCAGCTCAGCTCGGCGTCGAATTCATTCCCGGAATCGAACTCGAAGCCGCTCATCCGCGTGGAGCGCTTCACATCCTCGGATATTTCGTCGATACCGCGTGCACGGCGCTGGCTGACCTGTCCGCGGCCGCCGTCCAACGTCGCGCCGAACGCAACAGGGAGATACTTGAGCGTCTTAGAGTCCTCGGAGTGAATCTGCCGCAGGACGTGATCGAGCCCGACGTACCCCGTCATGCCATCGGCCGGCCACATATCGCGCACGCACTTGTTCGCGCCGGACACGTTCGCGATTTCCGCACGGCGTTCAACGACTACCTGGCAGATGGCGCCCCCGCCTTCGTGCCGTTCATGCTGCCTGCTGCCGAGGCGGTCATTGCCGCGATTCGATCGGCCGGCGGCCTGGCATCACTTGCTCACCCCGTACGGCTGCGCTACGGATCGTCGCTCGAACTTCGCACGCTTGTAAAACGTCTGCGAGACGCCGGACTCGCGGCGATCGAGACGATCCATCCCAGCCATCTGCCGGTTCAAACGCGCGAATATCATCGATTGGCCGAGGAGTTGGGACTCGCTGCAACAGGCGGAAGCGATTTTCACCGCCTGCCGCCAAAGCAGGAACACGGTGTCGGCTTCGGCCGTGTGCGTGTGCCGTACGATCTGCTCGAATCGCTGCGCCGCGCTCGCACGTAA